gtagatgTTTATTGGGAAAGTATTTTTTGTGGTCTCATTTTCTTCTCTGTTGTTTCTGTAAGGATGATGTCAATGCAGTTACCTTCGCTGATGAAAGCGGCAATTTGTTGTACTCTGGGAGTGATGATAGTCTCTGTAAGGTTAGTATTATTTGgatggttttcctttttgtatCCTTATTCTTGCTTCATTAGTTAGGATTGTCTGTTTTATCTAATAGACCTGAATAGGTTATAACTAACACATTGCTTTATGGTACGGTTTTGAAACTTTTTGAAGCAAACAAGCAAGTTTTTATACTTTAAAAGGGAAGATAGAGTATTTAACATCTAGATTTTAGAAGGTAATGATGAGAAACTACAGCAAAAGTAAATTCAGTAAACCATCCCTTTATGTTCTTTTACGAAAATCCCTTCGTATTCATCATTAATCATCCATGTTTAGAGTTTTACCTTCACCGACAATATTTTGTGAATTATAACCCTCAGGTGTGGGACAGGCGTTGCCTTGCTGGGGAAAAATCAGCCGGTATTTTGACAGGTCATTTAGATGGAGTTACATTTATTGATAGCCGTGGTGATGGGCGGTATTTCATCTCCAATTGCAAGGATCAGAGAATCAAACTTTGGGACATCAGGAAAATGTCTTCTGTCGTGAAAGTGTAGGGTCTTGCTTTTTAGCCTTTGTTATGTTATGCTGACTAAGTTCTAACATTTTAATTGGTACTGTTATTTTCACAGTCGCCCAGTGAGAATAGTGGACTGGGACTATAGGTGGATGCCATTCCCATCAGAAGCACAACATGTTAAGCATCCAAATGATCAGTCTTTGGCCACATACAGAGGTCATTCAGTTCTGCAAACACTTGTCCGTTGCTACTTCTCTCCTATGCACAGGTCAGGAGGGAACAGAAGATTATTTTTATTGTTGCCATCGTAttgaaattttcctttaatTGCTTTAAAAAGGTTGCATTTGTTAGTGGAAAGTTGACCATTGAATGAGTCTGGATTGTGGGATCTACCATATTATCTTTTTGGACTATTGACGTAATGATAATCTGGATACTGCCCCTACATCCGTAGATTAGAAAGAAAGTTTTTTAGGTCATCCTTTCCTGTGACGGGCGAGTCTGTTTCTTTGGAATCCTGGGGTTtagtgggtgtgtgtgtgagtgagtgctAAGTTGCGTGTGGTGGTGTGTCTGCTTGAGCTgagtgtgttttctcttgtattttttgggaatttttccctctcttcttcttaatataatgaagcgcagttctcctgcgtcTTTCGAGAAAAAGATAATCTGGATACTAGTAGAGTGAAGCCCCatttgggagcttctctccaaTGTTGAGCTACAGCCAGAGGTGGATATTTGGAAGTTCACAGCCTCTGGAGTTTATCCCACCAAATCAGCTTATGAAGCATTATTCATTGGGGGCCATTCAGTTTGATTCATGGGAAAGAATTTGGAAGAGCTGGGCTCTAGGAAAATGCAAATTCTTCATGTGGTCTGTGGCACATAATCGGTGTTGGACAGCAGATAGACTTGATAAAAGAGGCTTTAACCACCCACCGAAATGCCCACTTTGTGATCAGGTTGAAGAAACAATTGATCACCTGTTGGTCTCTTGTGTTTTCACCTGGCAGTTTTGGTTCAGCATCCTGCAGGAGTTTGGTCTGCAAGCTATCGCACCACAGTTAGAAGATCACTGTTTTATTGACTGGTGGGCTGGAGCAAGCAGCAGGTTCTCCGGTCACGTCAAAAAGGGAGTTAATTCCATTATTATCTTGGGGTCTTGGTTAGTTTGGAAGCACCATAACTTTTATGTGTTTGATGGgtgggttggggggggggggtctaaTTTAGCCAGGGTCATGTCAGCCTTTAGAGAAGAGGTCCAGCTGTGGTCTATAGCAGGGGCTCGAGGGGTTTCATATCTCCTTGCCCTTGCTCCTACCTCCTAACTGCACTACAGCACTAGGCAGGTGGTGTGGTCTGGTCCATTGTAGTAGTTTTTTTgtataagagagagagagagagagagagagttttaTAGTTTAGGGTGTGTTACAGACCCTTTACCCCTGTAACTTTTTGGTTTTGGGGCTCTTTCCccctttttttccttcttaaCATATTGATGCGCATCTCTCCtgcgcgttcgagaaaaaaaaagcccCATTTGGGAGGGCTTCTCCCATAACGGCTTCACCTGCCTGTGAAGCCAAAACCGGTGAAGCCAATAAAAAAGTGGCTTCAGCCAGCTTCTAGTTCATTTTTAGCTCAGCTTAATAAAATGCTAATATAAAATGTCATGTGTTAACATAATTTATTTTTAGAAATGTCTTGGTTCACACAGAATTTTTAGACAGTAATGTGAAAAATATGTTTGACGTATCTAAGTATTTAATCCGGCCATCTGTTAGTTTGTAGCAAGCTTGGTTTCTGTAGTCTGTAGGCGCATAGTATTTTATTATTATAATTTGGTTTTTGCAATAACATGAGCGCAAATAAAAGAAATGTAAAGCATGTTCTTAATTTCCCTTGTGTTTTTCAATTTGCATAAGTGGCATGTACTAACATTGCAAACTTTATATTCATTGTGTTCTTCGTTTCAGCACGGGCCAGAGGTACATATACACAGGATCCAGTGACAAGTCTGTACATATTTATGATGTGGTATGTTGTCCAATTACATCAGCATTGTGTTAACTGTCGAGTATCAAATGCTAACAGTAAGAGCATGACTTAGAATCTAGTTCCCTGATGCGATTGTGGCCCTACACACGACTAGAATCTAGTCACTAAATGTTTGTTTTGGGGCTCCTTGGTTGGGAAAAATACAGAACGTTGTGGTCTAAAGTCTTTGGTGGCAGATAAACTTAGTTTTGCCCATACAGCAGTAGCTGCATATCCCATATACATCTACGTATttgatctttcagcacaaagaaTGTTTGAATGCTGCTCTGAACCTAATGTTCGTGCAGGTAAGCGGGAAGACCGTTGAGAGGCTCTCATGGCATAGCTCAGTCATCAGAGACTGCACCTGGCATCCATGCTACCCAACGATCGTCACCTCATCCTGGGATGGTTATGTTGCCCGGTGGGAGGCCTCAGGTGATGAAAATAGCCTTGCCGATGAGCAGAGGGCAAGCCCTTACTTCCAGCCATACGGTGATCCCTTCATGATGTAGAGAAGTTTGGTGCTGAGAGTTGGGAAGCAAGATGTCTTCTGCAAAGAGCGTACATGGCGTTTGCTTTGTAGTTTCGGATCGCAACTGAGTAATGTGTAACTGTACAGTGCCGTTTGACAAGTATAGTCATGCAATAATATTAGCTTGGTAAAGAAATGGTGCCCATAGGGGAAAAAATGTGCTATAATGTTGTCTTGGTAAAGACGTGGTGCCTTTCATaggaaagaaaatggaaagGTAAAAAAAATCCTGGAATAGGATTGTGAATATTGTTTGGTAGATTCCCACGCATCCAATTACTTTAAGTTTATAATTAACTGTAGTACTACTTTTTGAGCTAATTTCATCCAAGCGTGATTTTCTTCGGTCAGCAACCTGATCAACTTACCTCAGCTTGGCCATTTCCATATCATGACATTTGCGTCCATGGCAATAGTATAGCAATCGCTACCATCTACTAGAACAGAACTGATACAAATATGCTATTACACCACGTCGCATCTGCTAAGCACTAACTTCAAAGGTCAACTGCAAAATTTTGCCTCGCAGGCTCACAAAATATTGCTAGGGCTAAAGATTTGACTGCCTAGTTGACACTGAACATGTGAAAGGAAATAAGAATGCGGTAAAACTGGCTCTTcacttaaaaaaaaaacttgacctgcgggggtAAGACCGCCCCCACTGGCTCTTCACTTATATCTGGATCTTCTCGTCTTTTATCAGCCAATTTCGTAAGCCTCTTCAATCCATCAGGAGTGCATTCCCTCGATATTGTAGGAGAAAACAAGGTTAAGATTGCCTTATCATCCATCATATTGGACCTTGATTCTCTACCGACGTTTGCTGCGCATGAATGGGTTTGTTAGCGCGGGTATCATGCAGAATTATGTATCTTATTAACCAGAGTGTTATACCGAGGGTGAATGCCAAGTGATCTGAGAAAAACTTAACAAGAAAAGAGAGACTTAATATGACAGACTAGCTTTTCAAAAGCCCCAAGACATGTTACATGAAATCAGTGGGAACAAAACTTCTTAAAGCGATGTTTTTTCCCATAAAACAATGACTTGCACTGCAAATTAAGGTGAACATCAATATATCAGGATTTATTGAACATGATGGTTCAATGGATAGCTAAAATCAGTCGCTAGATTGCCTAAGTGGTAAGTGCACAAAGCATATTATTTCAAACCTGTCAATATATGCAGCAGGGGAGTACAAAAGACAATATGAAAGATTTCTTGCTGAAAGAGAGTTTGAAAATAACTCCGCTTTTGGAGAGCAAAACAAGACAAACCTTATTTTCTTGCTTGGTGCAAGTATTCCACGTTTCTCAATGCTCTTGTAGCGATCCCTCACAAGATTACAACACCCCTACACAAACTTTCTCATTAACTACTGCAAAATAAGCGAGAAACAACATAACAAGAAAAGTGGTTGTTACCTTTAGCTTTCTAAGAGAGCCACTAATCTCTTCAGTCAATAGAACTTGAACAGGAGCTGGTTCAAATCTGTTATATTTGAAGTTTTGTGATTATTAATCAGAAAACTAAAAAACCAATTACATGTATTAAGGACAATGCCTCAATGTGCCCTGTAATATACTGTCACTTCATTAAATGTAAGATATAAAAACATTAGTGATTTACAAAGCATCTTAGAATATCATAGCCACTTTCAGCATGGATTGCGTGAAACTAAAATATAAGAATAACTAGCATAACCAAAGGAAAAATAATCAGTTAGTTTAGAATTGTACTTGTGTCTGCCCAGACGAGGTGGGCCTGATTTAAGCCTCTCCTCTTTAACCACAGTTCGCCGTAAGcgcctcttttccttttcctcatCCTCTTTAGCTATCGCATCAATTATATTTGGCAAGCTGCATAAAATAACAGTAAATATGTGCGCTTTtgctaaaaaaaaacatcatatGAAGGTTCACAATCTCAGAACAGAAAAGCTACCTATCTATTTCTTTTGAAatattttccattttctttgcttctgcctctgctCTTAACCTCTCCTTACGACGAGCTCTTTTGTTCATTTCCACTCTTGTAactctttttgttttgttcttcCTGAAAAGGAATAAATCAAAAAATTGAAAACACAATAATATATCTTCAAATACAGATCACACTAACAATAAACATCATGTGTCCAATATAGTGTCATGAAATATCTATTTGAAATTTAAATAGTTGTGACAGAATGTTTGTCCAAAAAAGGATGATCCCTCCCAGATCCTGTTCCAAAATAAAGGAATGTGGCTTTCATGGTCATTTTCAGAAATGTTAAACACAATTTCTAGTATAATTTAGTTAACTACCAAAAGAGCATGCCTTGCTTTGTTAGCTTCAAATGGCAGGAATGGAGATACATATGTAACATCTCCAATATTCTAATATAATAATTCACTTTGCagattatatatataaaattacaCAAAAGAAAAACTGATATTAACTTTTTACAATCATCATTAGTCCAAATAAGCAATACTTTATCCCATGTCCACAGTCACACTGCCAATATTTTCAAACACATCGTGATGATATGAGCTGATCTATCAAGAAAAGGATTTTTGTGGTATTACAACTTTACAAGCTTTTGGTAGACATTAAAATGTAACCAGTGTTCCAAGATGTATTATGTGCAGATTTTCGTCTAACAATGCCAAAATTCCAAACAACACTTAGTTGTTACATAAGTACTATAGATTGTTAGGTCTAACCTTTGTCCAACCGAAGCATCAGCATCCTGATCTCCATCATCGTCTGCGACATCTTCATCTCCATCATCAGCGTCAAGAAAGAATTTCTGCAAGCCACATAAAAGGTTGTAATGTAACACTATCAGAGGAAGTATATAAAGCGGGTAATTAATGAGATGTCATATCAGTTGCCGTTCAACAGACTAGCAACAGAAGCACCCAGAAGGTGAAAACCCTACACATTTACATGCCAAATAGATGTGATTTTCCGACCCTGGTGAATCACTTTAGATATTTTATAAATAGGGATTTATGCATATCAATTAAAAAAGCAACAGATCCAATCATAATAGACGTGCAGTTAAAAGCATGGATACTGGATAGGGAGGCTCTATTAGGACAGGGCAATGACTAAATTGCAACATATCATAACGGAGTTGCATAAGCCTCAACTACAAAACTTACATCTTCTTCAGTTATAGCTTCACCAGGAACTATAAGTGGTACAGGTGTGGGCCCTAACTCTTTCATAAGTGTTTTGTGCCTTTCGTCAGCAACTGCTTGAGCAAGAGCATCCTACAAATACCAACATAAACTGCATGAGACACATGACTTTTCATCACTTTTAATTAAAAGGTGGAGGGTCCTCTTGTACTGTCATCATTGTAAAAAATATCAACTGGGAATTAGAAACTACTGAGGAATGGGATATATCAAAGAAGGTATCTGCAATTTTACAAGACAAATGTAACACATACTTGATGTGCTTCGAATGGAGGATTAAATGAGCATCCTGGGGCCTCAACTTCAACAGCAGGAATCACTGATGTAGTAGATCTCTGTAAGTAGAAATACAAATAGAAAAACAAACACTTAGTTGGGCCACAAAAAATGTGCCGAAGCCACCAAGTTCAGCATTTCAAAAACAGATTTTTGTATGCATAATAATTAATAAAAAATCATATAGTTCGCAAATGCAATTCCACATGCTTTCAGATGCAAACACTAGAGTGTATTAAGGAGCGAAGGAGCCTTTCATCACCTTTTTGGCCTTGGTATCTCCATTACCATCCCCAGCCCATATGTCAAGGTTCTTTTCAGCAGAATCATCTTCCTGTGGAAAGACAATCCCACCATAAGCAAGCTGGACAGAATACAGAAAACAAGTCACTCGTTTCAAATGGTTAATACCATGGGGACACTTTTTTCTCCATGTTTCTCCTGCAATTCCTTCTTCGCCTTCTTCTTATCCTTCTTGCCCACCACAGAAGATGGGATTGGCTGTACAAATGGGTTCCGCTTCAACAAACTCTCATGGTAAAGAACCTTCTCTCGCTTCTTCTCAATCTTCCTTTTGGCAGGAATATCTGGGAGCAGTAATCGAATTTCAGCTATGCCAGGGAATGCATTAGCAGGAAAAGCACTAAGTTACATATGTAGTAAGAGAAACAGCAAGTAACGCTAACTTTGGACACATGTAATCAATTAGATATGCTTTAAATTACAATCCTAAGCAATCATACCAATTCCATTACTGGTATGAACCACCTGGTCATGAAGATCAAAGGGACCTGGTTACTAAGTATTACACACGCGGGTCTCAAATTTGAAGATTGGCACGTCATCATGGCATAAACATCTACCGAGCGATTTAAAATCCATCGTCGTGAATATTTCCGGTGTGTTACTTTAATAAGCAAACTTTAACGGTGTTATCCCCAAAAAAAATTGCTCCATCAGAAACTACCACCATAATCCTGACCCTGAAACCAAACGGGAGGAGAAGAAGTCAGTGGTGGCGTAAGGGGACGGGGCTGACCTTTGGTTGGTGTGTCAGAGGCGCTAGTTGCTGAAGTGGATGCGGCGGGCTTGTCGACGTAGAAAAGGGAATCAGAGGGGAGCGAGGGGATGGCAGCAGCACCGGCGTGGGCGTCGCGCGTCTGCTTCTCGAAAAAGTCGTCGATGTCGTCGGTGCTGATGTTGGCACGCCACGCCTTCTTCCCCTTCCGCGAGCCCTTCGACGCcttccccatcgccgccgctgctggctgCTCTCGTTCACTCGCACGCGGTGTGGAGAAAGGAAGCCGCCGGTAGAGGAGGGCGGGGGAGGTTTCGGGAGATGAGGGAGTTTTGGTAGGGGAGCTAGGGTTTCTGCGGTCTCGGTGGGGTCACTGGCAGGTGGGCCTCAATGTTGGgggcccatttttttttctttaacgaCGCAAATGTTGCATCCGCAGAGGCGGCAGCCGGCAAAGCAACAGAATCGGCATCCCTtaactttaaaaaaaaacagaattgCATCCCTcaaagaggaaaaaaaactgaaaattATATCCAAGCACTCAAGTATTGTTGGGTTTTTTTCTGTGTCCCAAATATACAATGGACGTTGTACTACAGTAAAAgagtatatttttgtttttgaaagcaAATTTACACACATTTTACATTTCAAGTTGGCGATGACATAACTTCTTTGAATAAGAGAGTTCCTTTTGGCGTTCGGACGATTACCTCAAATCAAACACAGATTTGACTGTACTTTCTTTTTTGAGACACAATGACTGTAAATTTCTAGTGTCATATTACTCCCTCTGTTCACAAATACTTGATTACAACATTTGGTCAAACGTTTGAACTGTGGCCATTAATAGTTTTAAAATATATAATTCGAAAACATGAAAACTATAGGCATAAATTTCTCTTGTAATGTAGTATATCATACCTGTTACCAGAAACTATATCTTCGGTTCGGTTCAGTTTTCGATTTTTGAAGAAATTCGGTTCCCGAAAAATAGTAACAGATCGGTTCCTAGAAATTTCAGAAACCGAGTATTCAAGTTCTCTGTTCAGTTTCGTTCtaaccaaattttttttcccagATAATAAGAAAAACACACATGTTCAATAGCTAATTTAGACAATACTTCATCTATTTTAGAGAATAATAATTGAGAAGGGAACAATGACATTATAGTAAGAGAAATACATAGTAATTGAAGTATAATAATACATCACATATAAATTAAAAGTACTCTTACAAAATGCAAGTTTTATGTAATTCGGTTATTTGAGAGCAGGAACCAAATAATTGAAAAAATTCGGTTAATTCAATTTCAGTTATTTCGGTTTCAATTTCGGATCAGTTCTCGATTAATTATGTCCACGCTGACCTGTTAGGTAAAATAACTATATATTCTAATAAAAACTGCCTCAAGTACCGACCAGAGTATCGTGCAATCGTGTGGCCAATCTAAATTGCTTCTAAATTACCCCTGGAAATGCATAAACGGCTTTGTTCATCATGTGCACTAGTAGAACCTGGATAAGCGTTGCCTAAAGTCTGATCGACCAAAAAAAATGTAGGCACGATAACAGAATTAAGGGAAGAACCACCACCAGTGTATATCCATAATCGTAACCCGCATTTTAAGGTTAAATAAATAACGAAATTTAAGTTTGACGGAGTTACAAATTCTTGCCAACAAGTCCATACAGTATACTACTAATCCTAGACTTCAGAAGCTTGAATTATCAATGGATACTCTTGGTTGTGGTTTCATTAGTCTACAGTGCACCACAAATAACATAACCCTGCTATCTAGTCTACAGGGATACTCCATTCTCAATGGAGTTATCAGACAAACGCTTCAAGGGCATTAGAATGAAGGACGCCCTTTTGAGTCTGACGATGAATTGAAGTGACTTGACCTTTTTCTTCCAAGGGTCTTCCATGTGAAACTGGTTCCCTTCTGTAAACCACTGGTGATGACTTCATCTTCCCCATCATCTTCAGTCTCCTCCTTGCTGTATGATGAAACTCCAGCCCTTCCTTTGTCAGGTGTCCACGACGGGTTGCTTGAACCATCTGCGCTGTTCTCTAGAGATCTAGGCCTCTTCCTCCTTTCATTAAAATCAACTTCTGGTATGTCAGGTAAATAAGAGGTCCTCTTCGCTCTTGGAGTTATCTTAGGAATATCCCCAAATCCTTCATCAGATTTCATCCACTGATCGCCAAAAGAGTCTGAATAGACAACCTCCTTCCTTCGTCTCTTCGAACCAACTGAAATATTCTCGAATTCATCTGCCACTGTCCTCTTGGTTGTGGTTTCATTATTGGCAAACACCCAATCTGGAACCTCATTTCCATCCATAAGTCTAGATTTGTAGTTTTCTCTTTGCCTCCTTTCCTCATCCATCTTCTCGAACAACCAAAACTCTTCATCATTTCGAGCAGCCAAACGATTTATCTCACGCTCACTGGGGATATCAGTTCCCAGCGAGCTTGTGCCTCTCCTGAGGATCTCCTGCAACAAGGCTCGCCTGTCCTGTGCTGTAGTGGGAATGAACATGAAAATATATCATAAATTACAATACAATGTGTACATGAAGAAAGGAACTGGAGCATTCAAACTCACCAGTGGAAGTTGTGTTAAACAGGCCAGCCTGgataacttttgcatcaatACCCATCTTCTGTTTTGCGCGGTCCAAGATCTCTTCTTCAATTGAACCAACACTAACAAGAACAAATACACGCACTTCATTCTTTTGTCCTATACGATGGGCACGGTCTTCAGCTTGCTGGTCCATTTGAGGGTTCCAGTCACTATCAAAGATAATGACAGTGTCTGCAGTCTGCAAGTTTAATCCAAGGCCTCCGGCACGTGTGCTGAGGAGGAACATGAAATATTCTGAATCCTTCTTATTAAAATCTGCCAGTAACCTTCCTCGTTCTTCAGTCTTTGTGGATCCATCAAGCCTCATGTACTTGAAATTGTACATTTGCAAATACACTTCTAAAACATCAAGCAGTTTTGTCATCTGAGAGAAAAGTAGAACCCTATGACCAGCTCTCTGCAGTTTTGGAAGTAGACGATCAAGCAATTCAAACTTTCCTGATGCTCTAACAATTTCCTCCCGCTGATACATGTTATAATGCTCTACAAATAGATAAGGATGGTTGCAACACTTCCTAAGCTGCATTGACAGATTTTGCAGAGCCTTTGATCTGAGCCCTGCAAGCATGAGCATGAACAAGTAATGAGTTACTCACACAAAACACAAGGAAAATGAAAATGGAAGTGCAAGAGCAACACAACATGAAGATTATGTACTAAATCAACGAGCAACACAGATATATCCAAATTTGCACCAGCATTATAATTGCTTTATGCACTGCTCCATCAAGATCACGtgcaaaaattaaaaaaaaaattgttttgctcagaaatatattttctagAGGGGAGGATTAGTAGTACTACAAGGGCATACCAGATCCTAGTGCAACCCTTTCCCTGCTTGTGACTTGTTCATAGTATGCTTTTTGCCAAGCAGACATGTCACACTTTAGAATTACTTGTGTTTTCACAGGGAGATATTTTTCCACTtcatctttcttcctcctcaacAAAAATGGACGCAAAACCTGGGTAAAAACAAAGGGGGCAATGAATAAATTTAAATGTTCCCCAAATATCAAATTTAGTTTTTCACACACTTTATGTGCTACCACCTCACCAGATCTCGACCAAAAATATGATGAAGCAAGTGAAGGATCATGCGGCAACATGTATGGAGTTAAACGAACTAAATGACTGGAGGGAATGAATAGAGGGCAGCACTACTCACTTGATGTAAACGATGTATGATTAGTAGCTGTTCCTCATCATTAAGGCTGACATCACATGCAAATGGTGCATTGAACCATTCCTCAAAATTCTGGGATGAATTAAAAATATTGGGCAGAATAAAGTTTAGCAAAGACCACAGTTCTTGTAGGCTGTTTTGGATCGGAGTGCCAGTTAAAAGTAGCCTGCGGCGGATCTGGTATCTGTAAATAAAGCATCAGCAATATGTAAGTATAATTTCCAAAAGGTCCAAATTTAGTATAGTTAAGGAAAAAACAAATACGTCAATGGCCATCACTAAATAATGAACAAGGTTGACACATAAATGGCAACAATAGAAGTAGGCAACTatccacaacaacaacaacaacaacaacatagccttttttcccaagcaagttggggtaggctagagatgaaacccgaaagaaataagttcaaggttcaggcacattgatagctagtctccaagcgctcctatccaaagctatctctttagagatgttccaatccttaagatctctcttaaccgactcatcccacgtcagtttaggtctacctctacccctctttacattatcgactagctcaaggatcccattacgcaccggagCCTATCCATGGAAAGAAAATGGTACTGAAATATGATGGAGAGCAGGTGTCTCAATCATATTAGTTATACTCCTACAAAAACTTTGCAGTTACATTTGGTAAATTTTGTATACGACCAAACTAATTTAATGATTAGCAATAAAGCTAGTGATAAAATCAATGCATTTACATAAAGCATCATAACAATTTAGCCATTTTTTGGACCAACAATTTAATCAATTATAAGCTGGCTCTGAACACTATCTGATCAATACAATTGACTTATTCACTCAGCTACCACCTTCTTCAGGGAAGGCAGAAGGTATGTCCATGTGATAACCGGCAAAGACAAAATGTTTGAAATCCATCTGTAAAATGCTAGACCCATTGTCACGACATATGAGAAAGGTGTTATGTGTAATTGGCCGAGAAAACTAGTTTAATGATTGTTATCGCAAGGTTATGAGACCTGGTACTAAATATGAAACTTGAAGTTTCTTCACATTTTCAGTGGCTAGTATTTCAAGTGGTTTATAGGCCAATGTATCAACAATCAAAAAGACATTACTGGCAACCAGAGCCATCCCCAGATAAATGTTCGGgtcctccatgtcccgaccacctcccagtttgcggACATTTTCACCAAGGGCCTCCCCTCCTCGactttctcggagtttcgctccagcctcaacgtagcaggtggctagttgtggctgcgggggggtgttTGCCCTGTGTGTGCTTtctttgttgtccagtcttgaactccgctgcgccggtagttcagactgtgggggggtgttggtgtatgtgTGAGTGGCCCATATGGCCCAGGTGTtcaggcccatctagaggcccatgtacagttactatatacccacccttctagggtttggaggaatacacactgaattccttCCTACAAGCACATGTCAACCGAAGCTACACAGTAGCAAAATTATGAATAAAGACTTTACCCAGAGACTAGCGTGCGAGCAAGAGCACATTCATGGTTTTTCAGACGATGTCCTTCATCAACTATCAAATAATGCCAGTGAACCTTCTTTAAGAACTTCTTATCTTTCAGTATCAAATCATAATGCGTGAGTAAAACATTAAATTGCAGTCCATGTACATCAAAATTCTTATCCCTTAGAGCCCTCCGCTCATCTGGACGACCATCATACAGAATTGTCGCAATGCTGCAACAGACAAGCATGTTATTTTAGGGTGGCTTCGATACAAAGTGGAATGGAAAATGCATCACGAATTTTGATGATAGACTCCAATGAAACAATACCTGGGAGCCCAAGTTCTGAATTCATTCGACCAATTTGGTAATACTGCTTTTGGAGCAATTATTAAGTGTGGCCCTGGGACCTCTTTCTTTTCCAACAGATAAGCAATCAAAGCTATGGTCTGAATTGTCTTTCCCAGACCCATTTCATCAGCCAGAATGCCATTCAAATTGTTGTTAAATAAAGAAAGCATCCATTGGAGACCCTCTAGTTGATATGGCCTTAATTCCCCACCTTCGAGAGCTGATGGTTGTTCTGTTACCTGTAAATGCAAATA
The nucleotide sequence above comes from Panicum virgatum strain AP13 chromosome 3K, P.virgatum_v5, whole genome shotgun sequence. Encoded proteins:
- the LOC120697408 gene encoding probable ATP-dependent DNA helicase CHR12 isoform X2, which translates into the protein MAASVDAAVAVAPPASSSAVDEAGGAVEQARTLIGALNLLSRNLPLPPDVLRAVSSIYHDGGAGDGEGEAEKEGDEEMAAADAAGEGCAEGADEGATLIEELEDAIFKNQRMPVSYSELAALKEGRFNASIQHRLAELEGLPSTRGEDLQMKCLLELYGLKLLDLQKKVRSDISAEYWLHKKCAYPEKQLFDWGMMRIRYPFAMYGIGDSFLMDADDVHRKKRFTERMSRLEEEEKVQADIRKRKFFTEILNAYREHQVQLATTFKQRKQRNDGVQAWHVRARQRISRQEKNRMNLLKIGDQEAYMRMVEESKNERLKMLLDKTNELLEGIGKAVQRQKDAEHVSQPEGNEVPKGSESDSQISDIKNESHEESPSDDDADLPGSANESKFNAGRRLDFTVHSIEEKVTEQPSALEGGELRPYQLEGLQWMLSLFNNNLNGILADEMGLGKTIQTIALIAYLLEKKEVPGPHLIIAPKAVLPNWSNEFRTWAPSIATILYDGRPDERRALRDKNFDVHGLQFNVLLTHYDLILKDKKFLKKVHWHYLIVDEGHRLKNHECALARTLVSGYQIRRRLLLTGTPIQNSLQELWSLLNFILPNIFNSSQNFEEWFNAPFACDVSLNDEEQLLIIHRLHQVLRPFLLRRKKDEVEKYLPVKTQVILKCDMSAWQKAYYEQVTSRERVALGSGLRSKALQNLSMQLRKCCNHPYLFVEHYNMYQREEIVRASGKFELLDRLLPKLQRAGHRVLLFSQMTKLLDVLEVYLQMYNFKYMRLDGSTKTEERGRLLADFNKKDSEYFMFLLSTRAGGLGLNLQTADTVIIFDSDWNPQMDQQAEDRAHRIGQKNEVRVFVLVSVGSIEEEILDRAKQKMGIDAKVIQAGLFNTTSTAQDRRALLQEILRRGTSSLGTDIPSEREINRLAARNDEEFWLFEKMDEERRQRENYKSRLMDGNEVPDWVFANNETTTKRTVADEFENISVGSKRRRKEVVYSDSFGDQWMKSDEGFGDIPKITPRAKRTSYLPDIPEVDFNERRKRPRSLENSADGSSNPSWTPDKGRAGVSSYSKEETEDDGEDEVITSGLQKGTSFTWKTLGRKRSSHFNSSSDSKGRPSF